A genomic segment from Bos mutus isolate GX-2022 chromosome 14, NWIPB_WYAK_1.1, whole genome shotgun sequence encodes:
- the OXR1 gene encoding oxidation resistance protein 1 isoform X6, giving the protein MSRLWYGKKGKRHQPINQKYTLVVSVAEYHRRIDALNTEELRTLCRRLQITTREDINSKQSTPVKADLESESFRPNLSDPSHLLLPDQIIKLTKHLPPRTIGYPWTLVYGTRKHGTSLKTLYRTMTGLDTPVLMVIKDSDWQVFGAFASQPFKVSDGFYGNGETFVFTFCPEFEVFKWTGDNMFFIKGDMDSLAFGGGGGEFALWLDGDLYHGRSHSCKTFGNHTLSKKEDFCIQDIEIWAFK; this is encoded by the exons ATGTCTCGCCTCTGGtatgggaaaaaagggaaaaggcaTCAACCAATTAATCAAAAATATACTCTG GTAGTGTCAGTGGCTGAGTATCACCGCAGGATCGATGCTCTAAATACTGAAGAACTGCGCACACTCTGCAGACGTCTCCAG ATTACTACGAGGGAAGACATCAATTCAAAGCAGAGTACTCCAGTGAAAGCAGACCTGGAATCTGAATCTTTTCGACCAAACCTAAGTGATCCCAGTCATCTCTTACTGCCAGATCAAATTATAAAG cttaCCAAGCATCTTCCACCAAGAACAATCGGCTATCCATGGACTCTTGTTTATGGTACTAGGAAGCATGGCACAAGCTTGAAGACCCTTTATCGAACAATGACAGGTTTAGACACTCCAGTGCTGATGGTGATTAAAGACAGTGATTGGCAG GTTTTTGGTGCATTTGCATCTCAGCCATTTAAAGTGAGTGATGGCTTTTATGGAAATGGAGAGACCTTTGTTTTTACATTCTGTCCAGAATTTGAG gtctTTAAGTGGACAGGAGATAATATGTTTTTTATcaaaggagacatggattcacTAGCTTTTGGTGGTGGAGG GGGAGAATTTGCCCTATGGCTTGACGGAGATCTCTACCATGGAAGAAGCCATTCTTGTAAAACATTTGGGAATCATACACTTTCTAAGAAGGAAGATTTCTGTATCCAAGACATTGAAATCTGGgcttttaaatga
- the OXR1 gene encoding oxidation resistance protein 1 isoform X7, translating to MSRLWYGKKGKRHQPINQKYTLITTREDINSKQSTPVKADLESESFRPNLSDPSHLLLPDQIIKLTKHLPPRTIGYPWTLVYGTRKHGTSLKTLYRTMTGLDTPVLMVIKDSDWQVFGAFASQPFKVSDGFYGNGETFVFTFCPEFEVFKWTGDNMFFIKGDMDSLAFGGGGGEFALWLDGDLYHGRSHSCKTFGNHTLSKKEDFCIQDIEIWAFK from the exons ATGTCTCGCCTCTGGtatgggaaaaaagggaaaaggcaTCAACCAATTAATCAAAAATATACTCTG ATTACTACGAGGGAAGACATCAATTCAAAGCAGAGTACTCCAGTGAAAGCAGACCTGGAATCTGAATCTTTTCGACCAAACCTAAGTGATCCCAGTCATCTCTTACTGCCAGATCAAATTATAAAG cttaCCAAGCATCTTCCACCAAGAACAATCGGCTATCCATGGACTCTTGTTTATGGTACTAGGAAGCATGGCACAAGCTTGAAGACCCTTTATCGAACAATGACAGGTTTAGACACTCCAGTGCTGATGGTGATTAAAGACAGTGATTGGCAG GTTTTTGGTGCATTTGCATCTCAGCCATTTAAAGTGAGTGATGGCTTTTATGGAAATGGAGAGACCTTTGTTTTTACATTCTGTCCAGAATTTGAG gtctTTAAGTGGACAGGAGATAATATGTTTTTTATcaaaggagacatggattcacTAGCTTTTGGTGGTGGAGG GGGAGAATTTGCCCTATGGCTTGACGGAGATCTCTACCATGGAAGAAGCCATTCTTGTAAAACATTTGGGAATCATACACTTTCTAAGAAGGAAGATTTCTGTATCCAAGACATTGAAATCTGGgcttttaaatga